GAACGGCATTTTAGAAACCCAAGCCGAAATGGACTACCTGCCCATTCCCGCCACCGCCAGCGTCTCCCTGGGCACCCGCATGGACAAGCGCTCCTGGTTTAACGGGGCTATCCGGCGCGTCACGTTTAGGAAGAAGGTGGAATAGCAAAAACTAATTATTGGAGATTAAGTACGGACAGGTCGCGACCTGTCCACACGTATTCCCGATTCATGCATTCCCGAGGAGGTTCTCCTATTTGTTGCATGGTGAACTTATTGGGTTGGCCACCGTTTTGGACAGGTCAAGCCCTGTCCCTACTAACAGGAATGTGTGCCTTGTATAATTCCATTTCCAACTTCCGTTTTCGGGCTCAATTCTGGAAATGAGCCCGAAAACGGAAAAGCGCCTGTCGTTTCTTTTAATCAAGAAATGACAGGCGCTTTGTAACTCCTATACTTTGCCTTACACCAACATGTACTTTCGTACTTTGTCTACCATTTCTGAAGATCCAATCACCAAGGCGCAACGTTCATGCAGAGCAGTGGGGACTTTGTCCAGCACGCGCTCCACGCCGTCGGTGGCCTGCCCGCCGGCTTGTTCGGCAATGAAGGCGAGGGGATTGCATTCGTAGAGCAGGCGCAGTTTGCCAGCGGGATTTTTAGAAGAGCCCGGGTAGAAATAGACGCCGCCTTTCAGTAAACTCCGGTGGAAATCGGCTACCAGAGACCCAATGTAGCGAGACGAGTATTTCTGCTCTTTGCAGAAGGCCAGGTAATTCTGCATGCCCAGCGGGAAATTGCTCACGTTAGCCTCATTACAGGAATACAGTTTGCCGCCATTCGGGATTTTGAGGTTGGGGTGGGAGAGGAAGAATTCGCCCAGCGTGGGTTCATACGTAAAGCCATTCACGCCGTGGCCGGTGGTGTAGACCAACATGGTGGCCGCGCCGTACAGAATATAGCCCGCCGCCACCTGCTTGGTACCTTGCTGCAGACAGTCTTCCAGGGTGCCATCAGAACCTGCCTCAGACAAGCGCCGGTAAATAGCGAAGATGGTGCCCACCGGAATGTTCACGTCAATGTTGGAGGAGCCGTCCAGGGGGTCCATGGCCACAATGTATTTGGCGTTCTGGTTGCCGGTATGAATGATTTCGTCTTCTTCCTCAGACACAATGGAACAGACCTCGCCACCGTTGCGCAACGCGCGTATGAACCTAATGTTGGCAATCACGTCTAAGTTCTGCTGCTCTTCGCCTTGAATATTGGCAGTGCCGCCCGAGCCCTGTAAATCTACGCGGGTCAGTTCCTGGCTCACAATTTTGGCCGCCAGTGCAATGTCCCGTAGCAACTGGGACAGTTCACCCGTCGCGAAGGAGAATTCGTCCTGCTTTCGTTTTATAAATCTATCTAAGGTGGTGCCAACCGGCAAAGCTAAAGCGTCATTCATGGGCGAAAGGTACCGTTTTTTAGTAAAATGAAATGAAAAGGCCCTGTTTCTTGGGTCATCTGGCTGGGTAAGCGCAGAGCCGGCAGAAACAGGGCCCTTCAGTTTAAAGTATATTTTCAGGCGAAATGCAAGTGTTAATTACAGAGACACGCCGCGTTTCCAGGGAATGAAATCATCCTGCTGCAAGATTTTCTCCTTGGTCTGAATGGTGCCGCTGGCCACTTCAATAATGAAGTTCAGCACGTCTTCGCCCATTTCCTCAATGGTTTTCTCGCCAGAGATGACCGGGCCGGTGTCAATGTCAATGATGTCTGGCATGCGCTGCGCCAACTTGGTATTAGACGAAATCTTAATCACCGGCGCGATGGGGTTGCCTGTTGGCGTGCCCAAACCTGTGGTGAACAGCACAATGTTGGTACCAGCTCCTACCAGGGCAGTGGTGCATTCCACATCATTGCCAGGTGTACACAATAGGTTCAAACCAGGCTTGCGCACGTATTCTGGGTAATCCAGCACATCTACAATAGGGGAAGTGCCGCCTTTCTTGGCCGCGCCCGCAGATTTAATGGCATCGGTAATCAAACCGTCTCTGATGTTGCCCGGGCTGGGGTTCATGTCAAAACCGGAGCCCACCGCCTCGGCAGAAGCCGCATAGGCGCGCATCAAGGTCGCGAAGCGTTCGGCTGCTTCCTCGGTTTCACAGCGGTTAATCAATTCCTGCTCCACCCCGCAGAGTTCCGGGAACTCAGAAAGAACAGTCATGCCGCCCAGGGCCACCAGAATATCAGACGTATGGCCAATGGCAGGGTTCGCCGAAATTCCGGAAAAACCATCTGAACCGCCGCACTCCAGACCAATAGACAATTTGCTCAAAGGCGCCGGTTGGCGGGTTTGCTTGTCGGCTTCAATCAGGGCCAGGAAGGTCTGTTTGATGGCTTTGGACATCATTTCTTCCTCCGTGCCTTCTTTCTGCTGCTCTAATACAATAAGCGGCTTAGAGAAATTAGGGTCAAGGGCTTTAATTCTGTCTTCCAGAATGCTCACCTGCGCGTTCTGGCAACCCAGGCTCAACACGGTGGCACCGGCCACGTTCGGGTGATGTATATAATCAGCCAGCAGGGCGCAAAGCATGTCAGAATCTTGTCTGGTGCCGCCGCAACCGCCTTCATGGGTTAAGAATTTAATACCGTCAATGTTTTCAAACACGCGGCGCTGCGCGGGCGCAGACGTTTTTTGCAAAGCCAGCGTGGCGATGGCTTCGGTGTTACCTGCTTGGTACAAATCTACCATCTGCTGCACGTAACTCTTGTACACGTCCCGCTGCCCGAAGCCCAGTTCATCTAAGAACGCCTGCTTGATAATGTCAACGTTGCGGTTTTCGCAGAACACCAACGGAATCACCAACCAGTAATTGCCAGTGCCCACTTGGCCATCGGCACGGTGGTAGCCCATGAAGGTGCGGTTCACCCACTTAGACACGTCTGGGGCCTGCCAGCCAATGGTTTTCGTTTTGCCCGTAAAGCCGTTAACTTGGTGTTTCACGTTAGACGTGGTCAAGACGCCGCCCTGCGGAATGTCATAGACCGCCTTGCCCACCAGGGAGCCGTACATCAAAATCTCCTGTCCGGCGGCAATAGGTTGCTGCGCGAATTTATGCTTGGCCTGCACGTCGTCTACCAAAACAATCTGGTAGCCGTCATAGGTAACGGCCTCGCCTCTTTTCAAATCCGTGAGTGCCACCAGCACGTTGTCGTTCGGATGAATCTTTAATAGTCTGTGTAACATCTTCTATAAAACAGCTAGAATGTGCAATCGATTGCGCAATATAGGAAGATTAAAGAAAGATTGAAAAAAAAGAAAACAAATCTTGAAAAAAATGTGAGATTAGGAAAGCGCCAGGTGGCTGGCAGCCAAGCTTTTCCATTTTGCAAAAGAAAGAAGGACTGGGCTGTTGCTTTGTGACAGCGGAAATTGGCTTTTCAACCTAATTATGGAAAATACGCTGTGCAAATACGTTTTCGGGCCCGTTTCCAGAAATGAGCCCGAAAACGGAAGTTTTCTAAGTTAAAAGGGGACCATATTATCTGCTCACAATCTGGTCCATGACCCAGGCGGTGCGCGCCGCCGAGGTCCCGGTGCTGGGGCAGGTGCCTTTGCCGGTGAGTTCGTCTACAATGGTCTGAATGAAGGGTTGCTGCACATGGGCGGGTGGCGGCAAATGGAATTCCTGCGCACCGGCTGCGTTCTCCAGCCGCACCGGCGCCTGCCCGAAGCAGGGGAACGTGATGCGCCCCTGGCTGCCTACTATCTCCATGACATCAGTGATTTGCTCCGGCGCCACCGTGAAGCACCAGGTACCGGTGCCCAGCACACCGTTTTGGAAGGTGAATTGCGCCGTCACCAAATCCTCTGCGGGGTACAAGCCCGCCTGGTTGGTAGTTTGCCCGGTGACAGCAGCAATGGGGCCGAAGAGGAAGTCAAGGTAATCCAGTTGGTGTGGCGCTAAATCAAAAAAAAGGCCGCCACCGGCTATTTCGGGTTGCACGCGCCAAGGCAATTGGTCTGGGTTCATGTCTTTCTGCGGTGCGTGGTATAGTCTGAGGTTAACCAGCCGGACCTCGCCAATGGCCCCAGAGTCCACCAGTTCTTTCACTTTTAAAAACGAGGGCAGGCACCTTCTGTAATAGGCCACAAAGAGCGGTACTTGGTGTTTGTCACAGGCGGCAATCATTTCCTGGCATTGGGTATAGTTCAGAGCCATGGGTTTCTCCACGTACACGGGCTTGCCGGCCGCCGCTGCTTGCACCGTGTAGTCTGCGTGCGAATCTGGCGGTGTGGCAATGTACACGGCATCAACCTCGGGGTCATTGATTAAGTCCTGCGCTGAGGCATACCACTTCTTTACGCCGTGCCGCTGCGCGTAATCCTGAGCTTTGGCGGCATCCCGGCGCATGACGGCCACCAGTTCTGAGTTGGCAATTTTCTTGAAGGCGGGGCCGCTTTTCACCTCGGTCACATCACCGCAGCCAATAATGCCCCAGCGTACTTTTTGCATCGGTTTAGAATTCATGGACGTCTGTTTACACTGGCTTAAAAGTACGGCAGAAGGGGGACGTTGTGGGAATTTGATTTGAAATTAATTGGGGGAAGAAAGGCGTTTTCGGCTTCATTTCTGGAAATGAGCCCGAAAACAGAGAGATGGTTTGAAAGTCTGTCGAGCCAATTCACCTTCGCCGATTTCATTTTACTTCTGTCATCTTGGAAAGATCTTGTGGGCAAGCTAGGGAAGCCTTTACTAAACATTATTGCCGATTGCCACTAATGATCCTTTCAGGATGACAAATAGGAGGTTGATAATAAGTGATGTATTGCAATGGCTTTTTTAGGGAATGTGGTTAGTGCTTAGTTGTTCAAGTTCAACTTATTGCTTCTACTAAAATTCAGAAACATTATCAGGATTAATAGAGATAATGGTAGCCAGTATTCTAATATTAATTTAAAATCGGCTCCTCCTTTAGATGTATTTTCTTCATTGGAGATCAGTCTTGAATATGAATTTCCACAATTGATGTACTTTGGAGATTTTGCCATTAAATCCTCAAAGGAAACCTGAGGAATATCAAATACCCATATTTCATTCCCTATAGGTGTAAAATAGTGAACTTCTTCTTTATATAGAATTTCCAAAGCAGCTACAAAAGCCCAATATTCTGATTTTTCTGAAAAATGGAAATGGATTCCAAATTGGGTGTTTTCTGATGTGCCGTTGTTCTGGCCTTTCAATTTCCTGATTTCGGTTTGAGCCACCTTTAGTGTTTGAATGTCTCTTTTTTCTTCTCCAGTTAAAACATAAGTTTTGTAAACTCTTCCTAAGTTCTTGTGCTGGGCTAAGCCAAAATCAAAGCTTGATGGATCAGTCAATACTTTTTTAGCAATTCTTAAAGGCATAGCATTGACTTCAATCACACCATATTGTTTAAAGGCCCCGATTGAATCCAAGATGAAAAACCCTACAGGAAGGAAGAATAGCAAGCTTAGGAAGCCAGGTAAATAAATAAGATTTTTCCTCTTCTGGGTCCTTTTCATAACATCACCTAGCCTTTCCACTTCCAAACCGCCACCGTATTTTCTCCCAAATCAACCGCCTTCTCCAGAGCGGGCGCAGTGACAGGCGGCTTAGGCTGAGGTTTCTTTTTTTTAGGGATGGAAAACTGTTGAAATAGAACAAAGGCCAGCGCGAAAAGCAAGACAAAAATAACAGCCACCGTCTGCCAGATGGGTAATTGGAAGTTTCGGCGTTTGCGTTTCTTCTGGCTGAGCAGTTGTTTGAGGTGACCGCGGGTTTCACGCACGGCGGCGCGCACGTGGGCGGGGTGGGAGAGGGACATGCCTTCGGCCACATCGGCGCAGAGTTCACAGGTCAAGAGGTGCGCTTGCACGCGTTGGCGGGTTTTGGGCGGGAGCGTGTTGGTTTGGTAGGCCCGCAGCAGTTCCAACCGAGGGTGCCCCTCTGTATCCCAGTCAAGGAGATGGTTATTCCTGCTCATGGTTCTTTTTCATATAAATGGTGAGGTTGCGCTTGCCGTTCTGGATGTGGCTTTTCACTTTGTTGATGTCAAACCCGGTGAGCGCGGCAATGTCTTTGTAGCTTTTCTGCTGCAAGTAAAATAATTCCACGCAAAGGCGCTGTTCTGGGCCCAATTGTGAAAGTCCGTTTTGCAGGGCCTGCAACTCCAGTTCCTGCCCGTTGGGTTCAGAGAAATCTGGTTCGGTGGCGTGGTGCAGGAGCGTGGGCGGCGTTTCTTCCAGGCTGTTGGTGGCGGCCCGGCTGCGGCTGCGCAGGAGCATGAGGCAGTGGTTTTTGGCAATGGAGTGCAGCCAGCTTTTGAAATTGGCTACTTCGTGTTTCTTGAGCAAGCCAATGAGGTTCTCAAACACCTGCATGGTGGCGTCTTTGCTTTCGTCTTCGTCTTTTAAATACTTGAGACAAACCAAGTACACCATCTCTGTGTGCCGCTCAAACAGTTGGCCCACCACCGCTAAGTCGCCGGCCTGTTGGTATGCCAGCACCAGTTCCTGGTCTGTGGGCGGCTGTGGGGAGCGGGAAAACAGTTTGAGGAACATGGCGCGGGTCAGAAAAAGCGTCTATAAAGAAACAGATAAATTGGCAGCTTACGGCATTTAAATGGGTGTTTTGGGCAATATAGTACAAGATGCCTGGGTCAGGCATATTCCATAAGCCCAGTACAGATTTCTTTTTCTGGTTATGTTGCTTATAAGATTATCTTTGGAATAGGAGCAAGTACCGGCAGAGAAACCATGGCCAGACGGTTTCCCTTTTCGGGCTCATTTCCGGAAATAAGCCCGAAAACGGCGGCTGACGGAAACAACATTCTGCCAAGGTGTCTGTAAGATTTCTAACCCAGGCATCGACATATAACCATAGGCTTGCCCCCACCGTGGAAATCCCCCATCCACACTATAGTGGTCCACAAAAAATATATATAATTATCAGATTATAAATATTATGCGTTCCAAGGAATGTTTTGTGCGAAGCCGTTGTCTATTTGAAAATGGATTTGTGAGCCAAGGCGCGTTTATTGCCTGGTTATCTACCTGACGTTGAAATACATGAGAATACGTTTCCTCATTCTTTTCTTTCTTCCTGGGCTGGGGCTGGCCCAAAACCCCATAGCCGACAGTCTGCAGCTGGCGCTTGCCAACGCTACCACAGACACGGCCCGCATCAGGCTGCACTGTGAGTTGGGCCGCCACCTGGTCCAGACTGACCTGCAGGCGTCTGACCAGCATGCCGCCGCCGCCGAAAAACTGTCTATAAAAAATAAATTCCTCAGTGGTCAGGCCCGCGCGCTCAACTTGTTTGCCAACAACCTTCTGGTACGCGGCGAATTTGACCAGGCGTTGGCCAAGTACTACCAGGCGTTAAAAATTGGGCAACAGACCAAAGACACGCTGACCTTGTTTGCCACCTACAACGGCCTGGGTGTGCTGTCCTATAAAACCAAAGATGAAACTCGGGCTTTGCTGCACTACCAATCGGCCTTTGACCTGGCCCTTAAAAGCAACAACCGGCTCAACCAAAGCAAAGTGTACAACAACCTGGGCAACATCTTTGAAACCAAGGGTAATTACCAAAAGGCGCTGGCATATTTCAAAAAGTCTGAGGCAATACAACGGGCCACGCCAGACAAAAAATCATGGGCCATCAGTCTGCTCAATCTTGGCAACGTGTACACGCTCATGCAGCAGCCCCAGAAAGGCCTGCCTTTTCTGTACAAAGCCCTGGAAGTGGACCAAGCCATTGGCAACAAGATGAACCAGACCGTCACGCTGGTGCACCTGGCCAAAGCCTACCGCGCCCTCCAGAACCTTCCTAAGGCGCTTGTTTACGCTGAACAAGGGTATGCCGTGGCGCATGAAACCAAGTCCAGCAAGAAGATCATTGCCGCGGCCAAGGTGCTCCAGGAGTTACACGAAGTGCAAAAAAACTATCAGCAGGCGTACGTGTACCAGGGCATTGTGAAAGACCATGAAGACCGGCTGGACCTGGAAAACCAGAGCGTGGCTTCCTCTAAAATTGTGGCTCGTTTTGAAGCCGAAAAACACGAACTTGAAAACCAAAAACTGAAAGCCGAACAGGAACGCCAGGCCATTGCGCTGCAGTTGCAGAAAGATACCATGTGGCTGGAGGGCGGCCTTATTCTGCTCATGTTTGTGTTGCTGGGCGTGTCTTTCCTGAGCCGCCGGCAGCTGCGCCGCGCTTATTTGCAGTTGCGCGAAGCCCACCAGCAGATGCAGGCGCAAAACCTGGAAATTTCTACCCAGAAAGAGGAGATTTCAAAGCAGTCAGCTATTCTTAAAACTCAGAACCTGCAGCTGGAACGCCACAACAACGCCAAAAACAAGATTTTCTCTATTGTGGCACATGACCTCAGGTCTCCGTTCACTACCATTAAAGGCGCGCTGGATCTGGCCCAGGGGCACCCGCTCTCAGACCAGGACATTAAGCGAATTTTTGGAGTATTGAGCAAAGACGTGGAAGTGGTAATGGCCATGATGGACAACCTCTTGATTTGGTCCCGGTCTCAGATGGAAGGCACCACGCTGCAAGTCCAGACCTTGGAACTCAGCACCGCCACAGATGCTACCCTGGATTTAATGGCTATTCTGGCCGCTAAAAAAGGCGTGTCTTTGACCTCCACCATAGAAACATCTTTGCTGGTGCAGGCCGATAAAGAACGTTTGTCTTTTGTGCTGCGCAACCTGTTGATGAACGCGCTCAAGTTCTCGTTTGAAGGAGGCCAGATTCAAGTCTTCGCCAAAAAAGAAATGGGGCAGGTGCTGCTAAGCGTACAGGACCAAGGCAAGGGAATTTCTGAGAAACACCTTGCCAAGATTTTTTCGGGAGCCCGGTTCACCACCTTGGGCACCGCTCAGGAAGCCGGCACGGGCCTGGGCCTCATGCTCTGCAAAGAATTGATGGAAAGCATGGCAGGCAGTATTTCGGTGGCCAGCCACGAAGGAAAGGGAAGCACGTTTACTATCAGCCTGCCGTTGGTGGAGGGTCCTCCGGTCTCAGAAAAATCCATTCCTTCAGAAGTAGAACTGGTTCTTTCATAAAGGCTAACTTCAGCAAATCCCGTTTTCGGGCTCATTTTCAGAAATGAGCCCGAAAACGGGATTTTCCGTTTCGCACCAAATAAAAAGTAAATACTTCCTAGAAAAGCAGTTCGGTCTGGATGTATTTGGGGGGTGCCACCGCGCGTTTGGCGGTCTTTTTTTTGACCGCTTTCGCCGGGAAAACCGGCGGTGGTACTTTCTGGGCCGGGGTGTTGGCAATAACCGAGAACAGCGGCGATTCCTGGTACCTAGAGGCCACTTCCACGTGCGTTTCCTGGGCCTGCGCCGAAAACAATTCATGCACCAGCTGCGGGCAATTGTTCTGTTTGGACAAATGCGCCAGCAGTAAATGCGTCATGAACGCCGGCCTGTGCTCCAGAAACAACTCCAGTGCCTGGGCATTAGACAAGTGGCCGCGGCCGCCTTTGATTCTTCGTTTTAAATGGAAAGGATAATAGCCATTGTCCAGCATCTCCAGGTCATAGTTCGCCTCCAGAAACGCCGCGTGGCATTGCTTAAAGTAATGGATGAGCCGCTGGCAGGGCACGCCAATGTCGGTGAAGACGCCCACGGTGGTGCCGTTCCGTGCAATCACAAAGCTGTGCGCATCTGCGGCGTCATGGTACTTGGGGAAACCCGTGATTTCCAGATCGCCAATCTGCACGGGCACATCGGCCTGAAACGGGAACACCAATTCTGCGTCTAGCTGCAGGCGGGAGTTGCGGAGCGTAGGCAGCGTGATATAAACCGGCAACTGGTATTTCTTGGCCAACACCTCCAACCCTTTGATGTGGTCAGAATGCTCATGCGAAATGAAAATTGCCTTCACGTGGCGCATGGACAGGCCCAGCCGCGCCATACGGGCCTCGGTTTCATGGCAAGACAGACCGGCATCTACCAGAATGGCTTCCTGCGGGCTCCCCACGTAATAGCAGTTCCCGTTACTTCCCGAATTCAACGACGCAATCAACAGCTCCCTCACCCTGCAAAGATAAGGCAATCAGAGGTTTTATGCGCTAAAAAGTAAGAGTTGGAAAACTGAATTTTTCTGAAGGACGAAGCTGGATTTTCCGTTTTCGGGCTCATTTCCAGAAACGGGGCCGAAAACGGAAAAATTTGCAACAAGAAGCGAATGTTCCCCCAATCTCTATGCCGTGATAGAGAAAAACAATTTCTTTCAGGTTCAGTTAATGCGTAAGATTGCCCCGCATTGAACGTGCAGGCCAAGGTTGTACCAACGCCAGCGCTTCACTTAACTCTGATTCTATGGATTTTACCTCAACCTCTAAAGACGCCTTGTTGTTTGACGCCGCCCGCAAAGGCGACTCAGCGTATCTTTCCCAATTAATCGCCGAAGGCATTGACCTGAATCAGCAAGATGCCCGCGGCTCCACGGCTCTTATTCTGGCTTGTTACGATGATCATTTTGAAGCCGCCCAAACCTTGATAACCGCGAAGGCAGACGTCAACCTGGCAGATTTCGGCGGAAACACGGCGCTCATGGGCGTCTCCTTCAAAGGCCATGAAGCGGTAGCCAAATTGCTCATTGACAACGGCGCCGACCTGAACCTGCAGAACGGAAACGGCGGCACGGCCCTCATGTTCGCGACGTTGTTTGGCCGAAACAACCTGGTGAAACTCTTAATTGAAAGCGGCGCAGACCCCAGCATCAGAGACCAGCGCGGACTTTCTGCCCTGGATTTAGCCCACCAGCAAGGCAACACTGAAGCCGTATCTTATTTTAAGTAAGCTGAGATTTCCGTTTTCGGGCCCGTTTTCAGAAATGAGCCCGAAAACGGAAATCCTCACCACCCCTGCGGCCGTTTCTTGGTGCCCCTAATGGGCTGCGCCGAAAGCGGGTCTTCGGGCCAGTGGTGCTTGGGATAGCGCCCGCGTAGATCTTTTCTTACGTCAAAATACCCGGTGGTCCAGAAGCTGCGCAAGTCCCGCGTGACCTGCACTGGCCGGGAGGCCGGCGACAACAAATGTACCAGCAGCGGCACCTGGCCTTTGTACACGCGCGGCGTGTCTAACAACCCGAACACTTCCTGCAGCCTAACCGCCAATATTGGCGTGGTGGGGTCTGCGTAATCCAGGGCAATGCGGGAACCGCTGGGGACTTCCAGATGCGAAGGTGCCAACCGGTCCATTTCCTGCCGCTGCTCCCAACTCAAATTCGCCAACAGAATCTCATTGAAATCCAGGCGGGCCACTTGGTCCAGGGTGCGCAAGCCCAGCAAATGCGGCAAGAGCCAATCTTCCAAGGTTTCTGTCAAGTGTTCTTCGGAGACATCGGGCCATTGGTCGGGTGCATGGAGGTGCAGAAAAGCCAGCCGCTGGCGGGTTCTAAGGGCTTCGGCAGACCAAGGCAACCGCTCCACGCCGCGTTCCTGCAAGACATCCAACAGCACCCGCGCCATCTGTTCCGGGTCTGGTGAAGCCAAGGAATTTTCCTCTAACGTAAGGGCGCCCAAGCGCGTGATCTGCCGGGCCACAATTCGTTCTGCGGCAGCATCCCAGCGTACTTCCTGTAGATTTTCCAGCTGGTGTTTAAAATGGGTGAGGATTTCTTCTTTGGAGATTTCAGCGGCCAGCAACACGCGCGGCTGGTGCCCAATCTCAATGTGCGCCACGGCGTAGAACTCGGCTTCACTGAACAACTCCGTGGGGAGTTTGGCCCGTTGGCCCGAAACCAGCCGCACCCGGCCTGATGCCTCGCGCTGCGCCAACCGGTCTGGGTAGGCTAAAGCCGTCAAAACGCCCACCACCTCGGCAGACACCTGACCGCTGCCGCGAACCCGTTGCCTGAGATTCTGGGCCTGTTCTTTCACCCGGCGCAAGGTGTTTTCATCTACCGTGAACCCGGGCGTGGGCGGACGTTTGCTTGCCAACAATTCCAACCGAAGTGCTAAATCAGGCAAGGGATCGGCCCAGGAAATCTGGATGGGTTTCAAGACATCGCGGTCAGACAAAATGGCGGCCAAAGCGCAGGCGGTAGCAGAGGCGCCCAGTTCTTGCCCGCGCATGACCAAATGCCCCAGCCTGGGCGATAACCCCAATTGCGCCAGGGTTTTTCCGTGGGCGGTGGGGTTCAGGTTGGCGTCAAGCGCTTCCAGTTTTAAAAGCAGATCACGGGCCAGGGCAACGGCAGGGGCGGGCGGCACGTCTAACCACTTGAGCGATGCAATGTCTTTCACGCCCCAAATAGCCAGCTCAAGGGCCAAGCCGGTTAAATCCGCCTCGCAGATTTCAGCGGTTTGCCGGTCAGGCAGTTGCAAATGATCTGCCTGTGACCACAAACGGTAACAGACACCCGGCCCCAGGCGCCCGGCCCGGCCCCGGCGTTGGTCAGCGGCGGCCACTGAGACCGGAATGGTTTCCAGGGTGGTGAGCCCGGTGCGCGGCACGAATTTAGGAACCCGCGCAAACCCGCCGTCAATCACAATCTTCACGCCCTCAATGGTTAAACTGGTTTCGGCAATACTGGTGGCCAACACTACTTTCCTGCGGCCGGCTGGGGCGGGTTTAATGGCCGCCAATTGCTGTGACAGGTTGAGGTCGCCGTGGAGCAGGTGCAAGTCTAGGTGCGCGGGGAGCATGTCTTCTAGTTTCTGGGCCACGCGGCGCATCTCACCCATGCCCGGTAAAAACACCAAAGCATCGCCGGCTGGTTCTTCCTGCAAAGCTTTTCTGATGGCTTTGGGCACCAGATTGGTCAATCGCTCTGCGGGCCTGTTGCCGGCACCGGCCATGTCTGCTGCAGACAAATACTTCGTTTCTACGGGGTACTGCCGGCCCAGACTTCTAATAACAGGAGCCTCCAGCCATTGTCCTACGGCGGCGGCGTCTAAAGTGGCACTCATGACCAACAGCCGTAAGTCGGGCCGCAGCACCGCCTGGGCATCCAGGGCCAGGGCAAGTCCCATGTCGGCTTGCAGGCTGCGTTCATGGAATTCGTCAAAGATGATGGCGGCTATGTTTTCTAAGGCGGGGTCAGACTGCAGCAGGCGCGTGAGAATGCCTTCGGTGACTACTTCAATCTGGGTTTTGTGGGACGCCACGTGCTCCATTCTGATCCAGTAGCCCACGGTCTGGCCCACTTCTTCCTGCAACAGATCTGACATGCGCTGGGCAGCGGCGCGGGCGGCCAAACGGCGGGGCTCCAGCATCAGGATTTTTCCGGTCCCGCGCCAGCTGGCCTGCAGCAGCGCCAAGGGCACCAGCGTGGTTTTTCCGGCCCCGGGAGGCGCTTCCAACACGGCCCGGGAATTGGTTTCCAGCGCGGCGAGCAAGTCAGGAATAGCCTCCGTGACCGGTAAATCTGGCAAAGGAAAGGGGAGGGCGGCAGGGTTTGTCATGGTAGGGCAAAGGTCGGGATTCTTTTGCAAATGCAGCGGTGCGTGGGCGCAGGAAAACGGCGGCGCAGACGGGACTTTTTGGGAAAGTATTGTATTATTGTCTAACCATTCCTCCCTCGGCCATGAAACACTTCTTACTGCTTTTTGCTTTTCTATTGTTGGTTTCGCCTGTTGTTCTGGCCCAGGAAGCAGCCGTGCCCGCAGACACTACCTGGCGCCGTTCGTTCTCGTCGGGGCTCAATGTGAACCAAGCCGCTTTCAGTGATAATTGGAAAGCCGGCGGGGTGAGTTCTATTGCCCTGAACACGTTTCTGAACGCGCGGGCGCAGTACAAAAAAGGGCCTCATTCCTGGGACAATGATTTTCAGCTGCAGTACGGCCTGCTCAAAAACAAAGGCGAAGGCATGCGCAAAAGTCAGGACCGCCTGTACTTTGACTCCAAATATGGCCGAAGTTTCTCTACTGACTGGAACATCTTCGCGTCCCTAAATTTCTTGTCTCAGCTGGCGCAG
This region of Rufibacter sp. LB8 genomic DNA includes:
- the fbp gene encoding class 1 fructose-bisphosphatase; this translates as MNDALALPVGTTLDRFIKRKQDEFSFATGELSQLLRDIALAAKIVSQELTRVDLQGSGGTANIQGEEQQNLDVIANIRFIRALRNGGEVCSIVSEEEDEIIHTGNQNAKYIVAMDPLDGSSNIDVNIPVGTIFAIYRRLSEAGSDGTLEDCLQQGTKQVAAGYILYGAATMLVYTTGHGVNGFTYEPTLGEFFLSHPNLKIPNGGKLYSCNEANVSNFPLGMQNYLAFCKEQKYSSRYIGSLVADFHRSLLKGGVYFYPGSSKNPAGKLRLLYECNPLAFIAEQAGGQATDGVERVLDKVPTALHERCALVIGSSEMVDKVRKYMLV
- a CDS encoding UxaA family hydrolase, whose protein sequence is MLHRLLKIHPNDNVLVALTDLKRGEAVTYDGYQIVLVDDVQAKHKFAQQPIAAGQEILMYGSLVGKAVYDIPQGGVLTTSNVKHQVNGFTGKTKTIGWQAPDVSKWVNRTFMGYHRADGQVGTGNYWLVIPLVFCENRNVDIIKQAFLDELGFGQRDVYKSYVQQMVDLYQAGNTEAIATLALQKTSAPAQRRVFENIDGIKFLTHEGGCGGTRQDSDMLCALLADYIHHPNVAGATVLSLGCQNAQVSILEDRIKALDPNFSKPLIVLEQQKEGTEEEMMSKAIKQTFLALIEADKQTRQPAPLSKLSIGLECGGSDGFSGISANPAIGHTSDILVALGGMTVLSEFPELCGVEQELINRCETEEAAERFATLMRAYAASAEAVGSGFDMNPSPGNIRDGLITDAIKSAGAAKKGGTSPIVDVLDYPEYVRKPGLNLLCTPGNDVECTTALVGAGTNIVLFTTGLGTPTGNPIAPVIKISSNTKLAQRMPDIIDIDTGPVISGEKTIEEMGEDVLNFIIEVASGTIQTKEKILQQDDFIPWKRGVSL
- a CDS encoding Gfo/Idh/MocA family protein, giving the protein MNSKPMQKVRWGIIGCGDVTEVKSGPAFKKIANSELVAVMRRDAAKAQDYAQRHGVKKWYASAQDLINDPEVDAVYIATPPDSHADYTVQAAAAGKPVYVEKPMALNYTQCQEMIAACDKHQVPLFVAYYRRCLPSFLKVKELVDSGAIGEVRLVNLRLYHAPQKDMNPDQLPWRVQPEIAGGGLFFDLAPHQLDYLDFLFGPIAAVTGQTTNQAGLYPAEDLVTAQFTFQNGVLGTGTWCFTVAPEQITDVMEIVGSQGRITFPCFGQAPVRLENAAGAQEFHLPPPAHVQQPFIQTIVDELTGKGTCPSTGTSAARTAWVMDQIVSR
- a CDS encoding zf-HC2 domain-containing protein, producing MSRNNHLLDWDTEGHPRLELLRAYQTNTLPPKTRQRVQAHLLTCELCADVAEGMSLSHPAHVRAAVRETRGHLKQLLSQKKRKRRNFQLPIWQTVAVIFVLLFALAFVLFQQFSIPKKKKPQPKPPVTAPALEKAVDLGENTVAVWKWKG
- a CDS encoding RNA polymerase sigma factor, with amino-acid sequence MFLKLFSRSPQPPTDQELVLAYQQAGDLAVVGQLFERHTEMVYLVCLKYLKDEDESKDATMQVFENLIGLLKKHEVANFKSWLHSIAKNHCLMLLRSRSRAATNSLEETPPTLLHHATEPDFSEPNGQELELQALQNGLSQLGPEQRLCVELFYLQQKSYKDIAALTGFDINKVKSHIQNGKRNLTIYMKKNHEQE